One genomic region from Jiangella sp. DSM 45060 encodes:
- a CDS encoding PLD nuclease N-terminal domain-containing protein: MVAIALLVYALIDCLQTDSTRFRSLNRVAWVAIIVLIPLIGPILWLVLGKERARPQRPTGPPPRPLAPDDDPEFLRHLRDIDTKHEQMLNQWEADLRRREDEIQRKKDAEAARAAEEAEARRQAEARKREDEARQHTDDEDDSR, translated from the coding sequence GTGGTCGCCATAGCGCTGCTCGTCTATGCGCTGATCGACTGCCTGCAGACCGACTCCACCCGGTTCCGGTCGCTGAACCGGGTCGCCTGGGTGGCCATCATCGTGCTCATCCCGCTGATCGGACCCATTCTCTGGCTGGTCCTCGGTAAGGAGCGGGCCCGCCCGCAGCGCCCCACCGGGCCGCCCCCGCGTCCCCTCGCCCCCGACGACGACCCCGAGTTCCTGCGGCACCTGCGCGACATCGACACCAAGCACGAGCAGATGCTCAACCAGTGGGAGGCCGACCTCCGCCGGCGCGAGGACGAGATCCAGCGCAAGAAGGACGCCGAGGCGGCGCGGGCCGCCGAAGAGGCCGAGGCCCGCCGCCAGGCCGAGGCCCGCAAGCGCGAGGACGAAGCCCGCCAGCACACCGACGACGAGGACGACTCCCGCTAG
- a CDS encoding Lrp/AsnC family transcriptional regulator, giving the protein MDTVDTSLVAALRANGRASYAELGRLVGLSGPSVQERVRRLEDRGVITGYRATVEPSALGLGLTALIGLVLSDSAGHEEVGARLEDVAEVEDCWFIAGDEAYMLKVRVADVEGLERLLGRLVRIEGVARTRTTLVISTRFEDRQVEPELVGS; this is encoded by the coding sequence ATGGACACCGTCGATACGAGTCTTGTCGCGGCGTTGCGGGCCAACGGCCGGGCGTCGTACGCGGAGCTGGGCCGGCTGGTGGGGCTGTCCGGGCCGAGCGTCCAGGAGCGGGTGCGCCGGCTCGAGGACCGCGGGGTCATCACCGGCTACCGCGCCACCGTCGAGCCGTCGGCGCTGGGGCTGGGGCTCACGGCGCTGATCGGGCTGGTGCTGTCCGACTCCGCCGGTCACGAGGAGGTCGGCGCCCGGCTGGAGGACGTCGCGGAGGTCGAGGACTGCTGGTTCATCGCCGGCGACGAGGCGTACATGCTCAAGGTCCGGGTCGCCGACGTCGAGGGGCTGGAGCGGCTGCTGGGCCGTCTGGTCCGCATCGAGGGGGTCGCGCGCACCCGCACCACGCTGGTCATCTCGACGCGGTTCGAGGACCGCCAGGTCGAGCCGGAGCTGGTCGGCAGCTGA
- a CDS encoding Dps family protein, with protein sequence MTPINSPLADDAHKVVTEALRDALVDLIDLSLAGKQAHWNVTGPRFRTIHFQLDEVVDTARKHADIVAERSVTVGSPADGRAETVARDSQLTRLEAGWVRDDDVVTTFVGLYDGVIARMRQRAHDIEDADPVSNNILLDVVEELEKQYWMWQAERA encoded by the coding sequence ATGACGCCGATCAACAGCCCACTCGCCGACGACGCCCACAAGGTCGTGACGGAGGCCCTGCGTGACGCCCTCGTCGACCTGATCGACCTCTCGCTTGCCGGCAAGCAGGCGCACTGGAACGTCACCGGGCCGCGTTTCCGCACCATCCACTTCCAGCTCGACGAGGTCGTCGACACCGCGCGGAAGCACGCCGACATCGTGGCCGAGCGGTCGGTGACGGTCGGCAGCCCGGCCGACGGCCGCGCCGAGACCGTCGCCCGCGACTCCCAGCTGACCCGGCTCGAGGCCGGCTGGGTGCGCGACGACGACGTGGTGACGACGTTCGTCGGGCTGTACGACGGCGTCATCGCCCGCATGCGCCAGCGCGCCCACGACATCGAGGACGCCGATCCCGTCAGCAACAACATCCTGCTCGACGTCGTCGAGGAGCTGGAGAAGCAGTACTGGATGTGGCAGGCCGAGCGGGCCTGA
- a CDS encoding threonine/serine dehydratase: MDDAPGLVGLDDIRAAARRLDGVAVRTPLVPAAWSGGDLWLKPEGLQATGAFKLRGAFNAVALLDGDARGRGVVTHSSGNHAQALAWAAREQGIAATVVMPDAAAPVKVAATRALGAEVVMVPPPERDSRVRELIAERGLTFVSPFDDARVIAGGGTVGLEIAEDRPDAGTVLVPVGGGGLISGIGVAVKALAPGTRVVGVEPELAADARDSLARGERVAWDPADTYRTIADGVRLPVIGELTWEHIRRHVDEIVTVPEDAILAAMRLLAVRGRIVSEPTGALTTAAFLAEPARFGRAVAVVSGGNADPALLARVLTSP, translated from the coding sequence ATGGATGACGCACCCGGCCTGGTCGGTCTCGACGACATCCGCGCGGCGGCCCGGCGGCTGGACGGCGTCGCCGTCCGCACGCCGCTGGTCCCGGCCGCGTGGTCCGGTGGCGACCTGTGGCTGAAGCCGGAGGGCCTGCAGGCCACCGGCGCGTTCAAGCTGCGTGGCGCGTTCAACGCCGTCGCGCTGCTCGACGGCGACGCGCGCGGGCGCGGCGTCGTCACGCACTCCAGCGGCAACCACGCGCAGGCGCTGGCGTGGGCGGCCCGCGAGCAGGGCATCGCCGCCACCGTCGTCATGCCCGACGCCGCCGCGCCGGTGAAGGTCGCCGCGACGCGGGCGCTCGGCGCCGAGGTCGTCATGGTGCCGCCGCCCGAGCGCGACAGCCGGGTCCGCGAGCTGATCGCCGAGCGCGGCCTGACGTTCGTCTCGCCGTTCGACGACGCCAGGGTCATCGCGGGCGGCGGCACGGTCGGCCTGGAGATCGCCGAGGACCGCCCCGACGCCGGCACCGTCCTCGTCCCGGTGGGCGGCGGCGGCCTGATCTCGGGCATCGGCGTCGCGGTGAAGGCGCTGGCGCCCGGCACCCGCGTCGTTGGCGTCGAGCCCGAGCTGGCCGCCGACGCCCGCGACAGCCTGGCTCGCGGCGAACGCGTCGCCTGGGACCCGGCCGACACCTACCGCACCATCGCCGACGGCGTCCGGCTGCCGGTCATCGGCGAGCTGACGTGGGAGCACATCCGCCGCCACGTCGACGAGATCGTGACCGTCCCGGAGGACGCGATCCTGGCCGCGATGCGGCTGCTGGCCGTGCGCGGGCGGATCGTGTCCGAGCCGACGGGAGCGCTGACAACCGCGGCGTTCCTGGCCGAGCCGGCCCGGTTCGGGCGCGCGGTGGCGGTGGTGTCCGGCGGCAACGCCGATCCCGCGCTGCTGGCCCGCGTGCTCACGTCGCCTTGA
- a CDS encoding rhodanese-like domain-containing protein — protein MTTMIPPAPPADAAAHFAALLAFETDCWDVHHALTTGTADFVLLDVRGPELYAAGHVPGAVNLPHGRIVERNLAHWPADAEFVVYCAGPHCNGADKAALRLARLGRPVRKMIGGVTGWLDEGFTLKAT, from the coding sequence ATGACGACGATGATCCCGCCCGCGCCGCCGGCCGACGCCGCCGCGCACTTCGCCGCCCTGCTCGCGTTCGAGACCGACTGCTGGGACGTGCACCACGCGCTGACGACCGGCACCGCCGACTTCGTGCTGCTCGACGTCCGCGGCCCGGAGCTCTACGCCGCGGGCCACGTGCCCGGCGCCGTCAACCTGCCGCACGGGCGCATCGTCGAGCGCAACCTCGCCCACTGGCCGGCCGACGCCGAGTTCGTCGTCTACTGCGCCGGGCCGCACTGCAACGGCGCCGACAAGGCCGCGCTCCGGCTGGCCCGGCTCGGCCGCCCGGTGCGCAAGATGATCGGCGGCGTCACCGGCTGGCTGGACGAGGGGTTCACGCTCAAGGCGACGTGA
- a CDS encoding Lrp/AsnC family transcriptional regulator codes for MADDSAAALDRVDWQLLEHLQRDGRVAVAELARRVNLGPSATADRIRRLTDLGVIAGFRAELDLERIGYTVIAYVRLRYPSGNYRALHAELDRTQELLECHHVTGDDCFVLKVAARSMRHLEELAGRLATLGSVTTSVVYSSPLVSRVISRPDAQPSAGMTSRSNSSTPLRS; via the coding sequence ATGGCCGACGATTCCGCCGCCGCCCTCGACCGCGTCGACTGGCAGCTGCTCGAGCACCTCCAGCGCGACGGCCGCGTCGCGGTCGCCGAGCTGGCCCGTCGCGTCAACCTCGGGCCCAGCGCGACCGCCGACCGCATCCGCCGGCTCACCGACCTCGGCGTCATCGCCGGCTTCCGGGCCGAGCTCGACCTCGAGCGCATCGGCTACACCGTCATCGCCTACGTGCGGCTGCGCTACCCGTCCGGCAACTACCGCGCCCTGCACGCAGAGCTGGACCGCACCCAGGAACTGCTGGAGTGCCACCACGTCACCGGCGACGACTGCTTCGTGCTGAAGGTGGCCGCGCGGTCCATGCGCCACCTCGAGGAGCTGGCCGGCCGGCTGGCCACCCTCGGCAGCGTCACGACCTCCGTCGTGTACTCGTCGCCGCTGGTGTCGAGGGTGATCAGCCGGCCGGACGCTCAGCCGAGTGCCGGAATGACCTCGCGCTCGAACAGCTCGACGCCGCTGAGGTCGTAG
- a CDS encoding LLM class F420-dependent oxidoreductase produces MKFGLFVPQGWRLDLVDIAPKSHWETMLRVAQHADAGPWESIWVYDHFHTTPVPTEEATHEAWTLMAAFGAATQRVRLGQMCTCMAYRNPAYLAKVAATADVVSGGRVEMGIGAGWYEHEWRAFGFGFPRAGVRLAMLDEGVDIMRQAWTNGVATLAGEHYQVDGAICRPLPLQEDGIPLWIAGGGEKVTLRIAAKHARGATYTGSRSYTAYTNFSGTPEVFQHKSEVLAGHCRDLGTDYDSITRSMNFNVVIGADQAEVDAKLARVEEIYGRFMTPDVVAQKMRPYRENPTAGTPEQVADAIRQYQDKGMSYAIGYFPEAAYDLSGVELFEREVIPALG; encoded by the coding sequence ATGAAGTTCGGGCTCTTCGTCCCCCAGGGCTGGCGGCTGGACCTCGTCGACATCGCTCCCAAGAGTCACTGGGAGACGATGCTGCGCGTCGCTCAGCACGCCGACGCGGGGCCGTGGGAGTCGATCTGGGTCTACGACCACTTCCACACCACCCCGGTGCCGACCGAGGAGGCCACCCACGAGGCGTGGACGCTGATGGCGGCGTTCGGCGCGGCGACGCAGCGCGTGCGGCTGGGCCAGATGTGCACGTGCATGGCCTACCGCAACCCGGCCTACCTGGCGAAGGTCGCCGCGACGGCGGACGTCGTGTCGGGCGGGCGGGTCGAGATGGGCATCGGCGCGGGCTGGTACGAGCACGAGTGGCGCGCCTTCGGGTTCGGCTTCCCGCGCGCCGGCGTCCGGCTGGCCATGCTCGACGAGGGCGTCGACATCATGCGGCAGGCGTGGACGAACGGGGTCGCGACGCTGGCCGGCGAGCACTACCAGGTCGACGGCGCGATCTGCCGGCCGCTGCCGCTGCAGGAGGACGGCATCCCGCTGTGGATCGCCGGCGGCGGCGAGAAGGTGACGCTGCGCATCGCGGCCAAGCACGCCCGCGGCGCGACGTACACCGGCTCGCGCAGCTACACGGCGTACACCAACTTCAGCGGCACGCCCGAGGTGTTCCAGCACAAGTCCGAGGTGCTGGCGGGGCACTGCCGCGACCTCGGCACCGACTACGACTCCATCACCCGCTCGATGAACTTCAACGTCGTCATCGGCGCCGACCAGGCCGAGGTCGACGCCAAGCTGGCCCGCGTCGAGGAGATCTACGGCCGGTTCATGACGCCCGACGTCGTGGCGCAGAAGATGCGGCCGTACCGCGAGAACCCGACCGCCGGCACGCCCGAGCAGGTCGCCGACGCGATCAGGCAGTACCAGGACAAGGGCATGAGCTACGCCATCGGCTACTTCCCGGAGGCGGCCTACGACCTCAGCGGCGTCGAGCTGTTCGAGCGCGAGGTCATTCCGGCACTCGGCTGA
- a CDS encoding DUF3806 domain-containing protein — protein sequence MVEITDLNDAERAWVAETLAALGRSDGDIVALGAAYDAALRGWTSVSPDERPDPNDLINRLGIGFGEHVRRQTGLAWVIAADEHGTELALHGQPGDVLLYPANLVAKRWVAGETGVLPELAATLIEQVVRIKERA from the coding sequence ATGGTGGAGATCACCGACCTGAACGACGCGGAGCGGGCGTGGGTCGCTGAGACCCTGGCCGCGCTCGGCCGGTCCGACGGCGACATCGTCGCGCTGGGCGCGGCCTACGACGCGGCGTTGCGTGGCTGGACGTCGGTGTCGCCGGACGAGCGGCCCGACCCGAACGACCTGATCAACCGGCTGGGCATCGGGTTCGGCGAGCACGTGCGCCGGCAGACCGGGCTGGCCTGGGTCATCGCGGCCGACGAGCACGGCACCGAGCTGGCGCTGCACGGGCAGCCCGGCGACGTCCTGCTGTATCCGGCGAACCTCGTGGCCAAGCGCTGGGTGGCCGGCGAGACCGGGGTACTGCCCGAGCTCGCGGCCACGCTGATCGAGCAGGTCGTGCGGATCAAGGAGCGGGCGTGA
- a CDS encoding cytidine deaminase, whose product MNDDELIASAAGYLNPRHVGDRLIGDVASTLVTDRGHAYHGVCIDTPSGTGFCAEHSAIAAMVTGGEERIAAIVAVWRDDDGALYVLPPCGRCREFVRQLHPDNLDTRVVLGRDRAAPLRDLLPAHEWPAPLD is encoded by the coding sequence GTGAACGACGACGAGCTGATCGCGTCGGCCGCCGGGTACCTCAACCCCCGCCACGTCGGCGACCGGCTGATCGGCGACGTCGCGTCGACGCTGGTGACCGACCGGGGCCACGCGTACCACGGCGTCTGCATCGACACCCCGTCCGGCACCGGGTTCTGCGCCGAGCACAGCGCCATCGCCGCCATGGTGACCGGCGGCGAGGAGCGCATCGCCGCCATCGTCGCGGTGTGGCGCGACGACGACGGCGCGCTGTACGTGCTGCCGCCGTGCGGGCGGTGCCGCGAGTTCGTCCGTCAGCTGCACCCGGACAACCTCGACACGCGCGTGGTGCTGGGACGGGACCGCGCGGCGCCGCTGCGCGACCTGCTGCCGGCGCACGAGTGGCCCGCGCCGCTGGACTGA
- a CDS encoding DUF4229 domain-containing protein translates to MAVLRYTLLRALVFVIIAALLWLVGLRGLVLVALGLVLSGLVSFFVLRGSRDQVSIAWDRRLRTIRERTAAEDAWDDEQRARTDADVDAEGRPPRDA, encoded by the coding sequence ATGGCCGTTCTCCGTTACACCCTGTTGCGCGCGCTGGTCTTCGTCATCATCGCGGCGCTGCTCTGGCTCGTCGGCTTGCGCGGGCTGGTGCTCGTGGCCCTCGGGCTCGTCCTCTCCGGGCTGGTCAGCTTCTTCGTGCTGCGCGGCAGTCGCGACCAGGTGTCCATCGCCTGGGACCGGCGCCTGCGCACCATCCGCGAGCGCACCGCCGCCGAGGACGCGTGGGACGACGAGCAGCGCGCTCGCACCGACGCGGACGTCGACGCCGAAGGCCGCCCGCCGCGCGACGCCTAG
- a CDS encoding 1,4-dihydroxy-2-naphthoate polyprenyltransferase, with amino-acid sequence MATLGQWVEGARPRTLPAAVAPVLVGTGAAATADAAHLGKALLALVVALALQIGVNYANDYSDGIRGTDEHRVGPFRLVGSGAARPAAVKAAALWSFVAAGVTGAVLVAWSGHWWLFAVGALAIAAAWYYTGGRNPYGYRGLGEISVFVFFGLVAVAGTTYVQADRLTWTSLVSAVAIGCLACALLLVNNIRDIGTDTVSGKRTLAVTLGEQRSRMLYVLLMTAPFLIVAALAVTGRPWGALTLLCVPLAVVTARPVIRRATGRDLIPVLKRTGMTELAFAVLLTVGLAVG; translated from the coding sequence ATGGCGACGCTCGGGCAGTGGGTCGAGGGCGCCCGCCCGCGGACCCTGCCGGCCGCCGTCGCCCCAGTATTGGTGGGCACGGGCGCCGCGGCGACCGCCGACGCGGCACACCTGGGCAAGGCGCTGCTGGCGCTGGTGGTCGCGCTGGCGCTGCAGATCGGCGTCAACTACGCGAACGACTACTCCGACGGCATCCGCGGCACCGACGAGCACCGGGTGGGGCCGTTCCGGCTGGTCGGGTCCGGCGCGGCGCGGCCGGCGGCGGTGAAGGCGGCGGCGCTGTGGAGCTTCGTGGCGGCCGGGGTGACCGGTGCCGTGCTGGTGGCGTGGTCGGGGCACTGGTGGCTGTTCGCCGTCGGCGCGCTCGCCATCGCGGCGGCCTGGTACTACACCGGCGGCCGGAACCCGTACGGCTACCGCGGGCTCGGCGAGATCTCGGTGTTCGTGTTCTTCGGGCTGGTGGCCGTCGCCGGGACGACGTACGTGCAGGCCGACCGGCTGACGTGGACGTCGCTGGTGTCGGCGGTGGCGATCGGCTGCCTGGCGTGCGCGCTGCTGCTGGTCAACAACATCCGCGACATCGGCACCGACACGGTGAGCGGCAAGCGGACGCTGGCGGTGACGCTCGGCGAGCAGCGCAGCCGCATGCTCTACGTGCTGCTGATGACGGCGCCGTTCCTCATCGTGGCGGCGCTGGCCGTCACCGGACGGCCGTGGGGCGCCCTCACGCTGCTGTGCGTCCCACTGGCCGTGGTGACCGCCCGGCCGGTGATCCGGCGGGCGACGGGCCGGGACCTCATCCCGGTGCTCAAGCGGACCGGGATGACCGAGCTGGCCTTCGCGGTCCTGCTGACCGTCGGCCTGGCGGTGGGCTGA
- the menE gene encoding o-succinylbenzoate--CoA ligase: MQKPNRSLITVEVPLRPAVVPRLLPAVAGALAGGDALLPLPSSPAAVRDELIAEFAPHRALEPDVAFIVPTSGSTGRPKGALLSATAVRASAEATLERLGGPGRWLLALPATHIAGLMVLARSVVAGTEPVAADLSGGFDPELFAAASVQVFAGSGRRYTALVPRQLSQLLDAGGAPLAALTGYHGVLVGGAAADDALLDRARKAGVEVVTTYGMTETCGGCVYDGVPLDGIRVELADGGRIRLAGPMLAHGYRLRPDLAHDFADGAFTTSDLGRLGDDGTLTVIGRADDVAVSGGENVPLDAVDLAVASHPDVAEALSIAVPDTEWGERVVVAVVPADAERPPSLDDIRAHVRERHPVAYAPKELHVLDALPTLPGGKTDRRGLAARLGLADA; the protein is encoded by the coding sequence ATGCAGAAGCCCAACCGCTCCCTCATCACCGTCGAGGTGCCGCTGCGGCCCGCCGTGGTGCCGCGGCTGCTGCCCGCCGTCGCGGGGGCGCTGGCCGGGGGCGATGCGCTACTGCCGCTGCCGTCGTCGCCGGCGGCGGTACGCGACGAGCTGATCGCGGAGTTCGCGCCGCACCGCGCGCTGGAGCCGGACGTCGCGTTCATCGTGCCGACGTCGGGGTCGACGGGGCGGCCGAAGGGTGCGCTGCTGAGCGCCACCGCCGTCCGGGCGTCGGCCGAGGCGACGCTGGAGCGGCTCGGCGGGCCCGGCCGTTGGCTGCTCGCGCTGCCGGCCACCCACATCGCCGGGCTCATGGTGCTGGCCCGGTCGGTCGTCGCGGGGACGGAGCCGGTGGCGGCCGACCTCAGCGGCGGCTTCGACCCCGAGCTGTTCGCCGCCGCCAGCGTCCAGGTCTTCGCCGGCAGCGGACGCCGGTACACCGCGCTGGTGCCGCGCCAGCTCAGCCAGCTGCTCGACGCCGGCGGGGCGCCGCTGGCCGCGCTGACGGGCTACCACGGCGTGCTGGTCGGCGGCGCCGCGGCCGACGACGCGCTGCTCGACCGCGCCCGCAAGGCCGGCGTCGAGGTCGTCACCACCTACGGCATGACGGAGACCTGCGGCGGCTGCGTCTACGACGGCGTCCCGCTCGACGGCATACGGGTCGAGCTCGCTGACGGCGGACGCATCCGGCTGGCCGGCCCGATGCTGGCCCACGGCTACCGCCTGCGTCCCGACCTCGCCCACGACTTCGCCGACGGCGCCTTCACCACGTCCGACCTCGGCCGGCTCGGCGACGACGGCACGCTGACGGTGATCGGCCGGGCCGACGACGTCGCGGTGTCCGGGGGCGAGAACGTCCCGCTCGACGCCGTCGACCTCGCCGTCGCGTCGCACCCGGACGTCGCCGAGGCGCTCAGCATCGCCGTCCCCGACACCGAGTGGGGCGAGCGGGTCGTCGTCGCCGTCGTGCCCGCCGACGCCGAGCGGCCCCCGTCCCTCGACGACATCCGCGCCCACGTCCGCGAGCGACACCCCGTCGCCTACGCACCCAAGGAGCTGCACGTGCTCGATGCGCTGCCCACCCTGCCGGGCGGGAAGACCGATCGCCGCGGGCTCGCGGCCCGGCTGGGACTGGCGGACGCCTGA
- a CDS encoding 1,4-dihydroxy-2-naphthoyl-CoA synthase yields MTGVTTAPFDPSRWRTVEGFEFTDITYHRQVEDGRGRGTVRVAFDRPEVRNAFRPHTVDELYRALDHARMTPDVGCVLLTGNGPSPKDGGWAFCSGGDQRIRGRSGYQYASGETAETVDAARAGRLHILEVQRLIRFMPKVVIAVVPGWAAGGGHSLHVVSDLTLASAEHARFKQTDADVGSFDGGYGSAYLARQVGQKFAREIFFLGDEYSAADAHRMGMVNAVVPHASLEDVALEWAAKINAKSPTAQRMLKFAFNAVDDGMVGQQVFAGEATRLAYMTDEAVEGRDAFLQKRPPDWSPFPWYF; encoded by the coding sequence GTGACCGGCGTGACGACCGCACCGTTCGACCCGTCCCGCTGGCGCACCGTCGAGGGATTCGAATTCACCGACATCACCTACCACCGCCAGGTCGAGGACGGCCGCGGCCGCGGCACCGTCCGCGTCGCGTTCGACCGGCCCGAGGTGCGCAACGCGTTCCGCCCGCACACCGTCGACGAGCTCTACCGCGCGCTCGACCACGCCCGCATGACCCCCGACGTCGGGTGCGTGCTGCTGACCGGCAACGGGCCCTCGCCGAAGGACGGCGGCTGGGCCTTCTGCTCCGGCGGCGACCAGCGCATCCGCGGCCGGTCCGGCTACCAGTACGCCAGCGGCGAGACCGCCGAGACCGTCGACGCCGCACGGGCGGGGCGGCTGCACATCCTCGAGGTGCAGCGGCTGATCCGGTTCATGCCGAAGGTCGTCATCGCGGTCGTGCCCGGCTGGGCGGCCGGCGGCGGCCACAGCCTGCACGTCGTCAGCGACCTCACGCTGGCCAGCGCCGAGCACGCCCGGTTCAAGCAGACCGACGCCGACGTCGGCTCCTTCGACGGCGGCTACGGGTCGGCCTACCTCGCCCGGCAGGTCGGCCAGAAGTTCGCCCGCGAGATCTTCTTCCTCGGCGACGAGTACTCGGCGGCCGACGCCCACCGCATGGGCATGGTCAACGCGGTCGTGCCGCACGCCTCGCTCGAGGACGTGGCCCTGGAGTGGGCGGCGAAGATCAACGCCAAGAGCCCGACGGCGCAGCGCATGCTCAAGTTCGCCTTCAACGCGGTGGACGACGGCATGGTCGGCCAGCAGGTCTTCGCCGGCGAGGCGACGCGGCTCGCCTACATGACCGACGAGGCCGTCGAGGGCCGCGACGCGTTCCTGCAGAAGCGGCCGCCGGACTGGTCGCCCTTCCCCTGGTACTTCTGA